The nucleotide sequence CAATTTTGGAGAGTGTAAAGTGAGTCCATTGTCCATTAAAGAAGCACAACTTCTTTTCGGTCGCTGTTCAGACATTGAgatgaataatgaaaacaaagagcAAATACACAACATCATCAGATATGCCTGTGGCCTGCCAGGACTTCTAATTTACTATGCAGAAAAAATCtctcaatttcatcatcatttctcttttGATGATATCTACAAAATGATTTGTGATGAAACTAGCATCAATGATTGGCTGGATGAATGTACAATTAACAGACGTAATATTAAACAAGAAATGGACAAGTAtttttctcaactctctcacaaaCAGCAAGAAGCTCTCaaattgctttcatattttcctgGAAGATTTGGTATCGAGGAAGCTGTTGAAATGACTGATTCTTCTAGTCAACCAGCTTCCAAGATGCATGTTCTGATGCCGCTTGTTGAACAAGGTTTGATCAATTCAGATTTAGAATTACAGACTTTTCAAGTGCAACAGTTAATACGTGTACTTTCTATGCAACAGATAGACAATGTACACAGCAATGATTTGGTAAAgctcaaatatacaaacattattgGGAAAAGTTTGATGAAGGCTCAAAATATTTATGATAGAGGTCTCATATACGAAGCACTTGGAATAATGAGAAATAActgggaaaatatttcatttctgatGAAGAAAGGGATTGATGCCCCTTCAGATGGTAGGACATATGGAGTTTATTATGAGGTAAGTTTTTTTGTCTTAAACAACGTCTTGTATCTTGTGTTGTCAGTCTTTCATATATCACATTTTAGTTTAACCCTATGTTATATNNNNNNNNNNNNNNNNNNNNNNNNNNNNNNNNNNNNNNNNNNNNNNNNNNNNNNNNNNNNNNNNNNNNNNNNNNNNNNNNNNNNNNNNNNNNNNNNNNNNNNNNNNNNNNNNNNNNNNNNNNNNNNNNNNNNNNNNNNNNNNNNNNNNNNNNNNNNNNNNNNNNNNNNNNNNNNNNNNNNNNNNNNNNNNNNNNNNNNNNNNNNNNNNNNNNNNNNNNNNNNNNNNNNNNNNNNNNNNNNNNNNNNNNNNNNNNNNNNNNNNNNNNNNNNNNNNNNNNNNNNNNNNNNNNNNNNNNNNNNNNNNNNNNNNNNNNNNNNNNNNNNNNNNNNNNNNNNNNNNNNNNNNNNNNNNNNNNNNNNNNNNNNNNNNNNNNNNNNNNNNNNNNNNNNNNNNNNNNNNNNNNNNNNNNNNNNNNNNNNNNNNNNNNNNNNNNNNNNNNNNNNNNNNNNNNNNNNNNNNNNNNNNNNNNNNNNNNNNNNNNNNNNNNNNNNNNNNNNNNNNNNNNNNNNNNNNNNNNNNNNNNNNNNNNNNNNNNNNNNNNNNNNNNNNNNNNNNNNNNNNNNNNNNNNNNNNNNNNNNNNNNNNNNNNNNNNNNNNNNNNNNNNNNNNNNNNNNNNNNNNNNNNNNNNNNNNNNNNNNNNNNNNNNNNNNNNNNNNNNNNNNNNNNNNNNNNNNNNNNNNNNNNNNNNNNNNNNNNNNNNNNNNNNNNNNNNNNNNNNNNNNNNNNNNNNNNNNNNNNNNNNNNNNNNNNNNNNNNNNNNNNNNNNNNNNNNNNNNNNNNNNNNNNNNNNNNNNNNNNNNNNNNNNNNNNNNNNNNNNNNNNNNNNNNNNNNNNNNNNNNNNNNNNNNNNNNNNNNNNNNNNNNNNNNNNNNNNNNNNNNNNNNNNNNNNNNNNNNNNNATTACAAATCTTAATCTGTGATTGTTTTTAAATTGGTAGATACTTTCTGCTTCTGGTTCT is from Octopus bimaculoides isolate UCB-OBI-ISO-001 unplaced genomic scaffold, ASM119413v2 Scaffold_139006, whole genome shotgun sequence and encodes:
- the LOC106880901 gene encoding uncharacterized protein LOC106880901; translation: MYNTFTNCSSISNTKWKICIFDDFQNIQESFLPDFQELCDNDFPMHINLKIILILSGGKPFQFDGINFGECKVSPLSIKEAQLLFGRCSDIEMNNENKEQIHNIIRYACGLPGLLIYYAEKISQFHHHFSFDDIYKMICDETSINDWLDECTINRRNIKQEMDKYFSQLSHKQQEALKLLSYFPGRFGIEEAVEMTDSSSQPASKMHVLMPLVEQGLINSDLELQTFQVQQLIRVLSMQQIDNVHSNDLVKLKYTNIIGKSLMKAQNIYDRGLIYEALGIMRNNWENISFLMKKGIDAPSDGRTYGVYYEIAFKASDMLMICHPRDSRQFFEACLQSSLLFGNEEEQAFMKITYGISLTDLPGYGGYKEAMVYYKKAMNVLKSRNIQYRQMLLYNSMAYNAYMRGSYVEALNFAEAGYTMTADDANPQMVLNARITCASTMAYNLLFVGNNCIMSLVVVVVVVVVVVIWSQVSSC